A window of the Blattabacterium cuenoti genome harbors these coding sequences:
- the rplW gene encoding 50S ribosomal protein L23 — MILIKPLITEKSLKGEKSKCYTFTIREIKCNKNQIKKELNRIFGFYPKKVRTIIYSGKNKSKFTKKGVLCGRSRSFKKVIVEFGKNQNIDIDLNKEIKKEIFLNKKVKKENDLNKEVKKEIKKEVKKEDKIDLNKKVRKENDLNKEVKKEIKKEIKKEDKIDLNKKVRKENDLNKEVKKEIKKEDKIDLNKKKY; from the coding sequence ATGATTTTAATTAAACCTCTTATTACAGAAAAATCTTTAAAAGGTGAAAAAAGTAAATGTTATACTTTTACAATTAGGGAAATAAAATGTAATAAAAATCAGATTAAAAAAGAATTAAATAGAATATTTGGATTTTATCCAAAAAAAGTTAGAACAATTATTTATTCTGGAAAAAATAAATCTAAGTTTACTAAAAAAGGAGTTTTATGTGGAAGATCTAGATCATTCAAAAAAGTTATTGTTGAATTTGGTAAAAATCAAAATATTGATATTGATTTAAATAAAGAAATAAAAAAAGAAATTTTTTTAAATAAAAAAGTAAAAAAAGAAAATGATTTAAATAAAGAAGTAAAAAAAGAAATAAAAAAAGAAGTAAAAAAAGAAGATAAAATTGATTTAAACAAAAAAGTAAGAAAAGAAAATGATTTAAATAAAGAAGTAAAAAAAGAAATAAAAAAAGAAATAAAAAAAGAAGATAAAATTGATTTAAACAAAAAAGTAAGAAAAGAAAATGATTTAAATAAAGAAGTAAAAAAAGAAATAAAAAAAGAAGATAAAATTGATTTAAACAAAAAAAAATATTAA
- the rplB gene encoding 50S ribosomal protein L2, with protein MSVKKLKPVTPSQRFRVKNEFNQLLNNIKLEKKLLKGKSKTGGRNNYGKRTMRHIGGGHKKNYRIIDFKRNKIGITAVIKSIEYDPNRSSFISLLYYVDGEKRYILAMNGFKIGEKIVSGKNIPIKIGNATFLKEIPLGTIISCIEINPGQGAKIARSAGSFAQLFAKEGKYVTIKLPSGEIRLLRSDCMATIGSISNSDHQLETYGKAGKMRNLGRRPRTRGVAMNPVDHPMGGGEGKASGGIPRNRKGSPSKGFRTRKKRKYSNKYIIQRRKK; from the coding sequence ATGTCAGTAAAAAAATTAAAACCAGTTACTCCTAGTCAAAGATTTAGAGTTAAAAATGAATTTAATCAATTATTAAATAATATTAAATTAGAAAAAAAATTATTAAAAGGAAAATCTAAAACTGGTGGAAGAAATAATTATGGAAAAAGAACAATGCGTCATATTGGAGGAGGACATAAGAAAAATTATAGAATAATTGATTTTAAAAGAAATAAAATTGGAATTACCGCAGTAATAAAATCTATTGAATATGATCCTAATAGATCTTCTTTTATTTCTTTATTATATTATGTTGATGGAGAAAAAAGATATATATTGGCAATGAATGGATTTAAAATTGGAGAAAAGATAGTTTCTGGAAAAAATATACCTATAAAAATAGGAAATGCTACTTTTTTAAAAGAAATACCCTTAGGAACTATTATATCTTGCATAGAAATTAATCCAGGTCAAGGAGCTAAAATAGCTAGAAGTGCAGGTTCTTTTGCTCAATTATTTGCAAAAGAAGGAAAATATGTTACTATAAAATTGCCTTCTGGTGAAATTAGATTATTAAGATCTGACTGTATGGCTACTATCGGTTCTATATCTAATTCTGATCATCAATTAGAAACTTATGGAAAAGCAGGAAAAATGCGAAATTTGGGTAGAAGACCTAGAACTAGAGGTGTAGCGATGAATCCTGTTGATCATCCAATGGGTGGAGGAGAAGGAAAAGCTTCTGGAGGTATTCCAAGAAATAGAAAAGGAAGTCCATCTAAAGGATTTAGAACTAGAAAAAAAAGAAAATATTCTAATAAATATATTATACAAAGAAGAAAAAAATAA
- the rplD gene encoding 50S ribosomal protein L4, whose protein sequence is MELKILDIDGNDTDKRIIFDDNLFFKKSYYHLVHLELKRYLFAQRHGNSKTKERSDITGSTRKLYRQKGTGNARKGDIKNPIFRGGGRVFGPKPKKYSIKVNKNTRKIVKKFLIEKKLSKNKIIIIEKFQIEKPKTKIVLKILKSLNLSNKKSLLVIEKFDKNLYLSFRNLKLHRIICINELDCFMLLNYSYIILTNISINKFQNYLCIK, encoded by the coding sequence ATGGAATTAAAAATTTTGGATATTGATGGAAATGATACAGATAAAAGGATTATATTTGATGATAATTTATTTTTTAAAAAATCTTATTATCATTTAGTTCATTTAGAATTGAAAAGATATTTATTTGCTCAAAGACATGGAAATAGTAAAACTAAAGAAAGAAGTGATATTACAGGTAGTACTAGAAAATTATATAGACAAAAAGGAACAGGAAATGCTAGAAAAGGAGATATAAAAAATCCTATTTTTAGAGGTGGAGGAAGGGTTTTTGGTCCTAAGCCAAAAAAATATTCAATAAAAGTAAATAAAAATACTAGAAAAATAGTAAAAAAGTTTCTTATTGAAAAAAAATTATCAAAAAATAAAATTATAATTATAGAAAAATTTCAAATAGAAAAACCAAAAACTAAAATAGTATTAAAAATATTAAAATCATTAAATTTATCAAATAAAAAATCATTATTGGTAATTGAAAAATTTGATAAAAATTTATATTTATCTTTTAGAAATTTGAAATTACATAGAATTATATGTATAAATGAATTGGATTGTTTTATGTTATTAAATTATTCATATATAATATTAACTAATATATCCATAAATAAATTTCAAAATTATTTATGTATAAAATAA
- a CDS encoding large ribosomal subunit protein uL22 produces the protein MKKNNEKKEKIAVASLNGLKNSPRKMQLIANLIRYRKVKEALFILSNSRKKGSIDIKKLLISLLANWNKKYENKNSYYYSPLSVDDSLFLKNVIINQGKTLKRMKPVPQGRGHKIRKRSSNIKIFIVKKEKINYGTKNKSYS, from the coding sequence ATGAAAAAAAATAATGAAAAAAAAGAAAAAATAGCAGTAGCATCTTTAAATGGATTAAAAAATTCTCCTAGAAAAATGCAATTAATTGCAAATTTAATTCGTTATAGAAAAGTTAAAGAAGCTTTATTCATACTATCAAATAGTAGAAAAAAAGGATCAATAGATATAAAAAAATTATTAATTTCTTTATTAGCTAATTGGAATAAAAAATATGAAAATAAAAATTCGTATTATTATTCTCCATTATCTGTAGATGATTCTTTATTTTTAAAAAATGTAATAATAAATCAAGGAAAAACATTAAAAAGAATGAAACCAGTTCCTCAAGGAAGAGGACATAAAATAAGAAAAAGATCAAGTAATATTAAAATTTTTATAGTAAAAAAAGAAAAAATAAATTATGGGACAAAAAACAAATCCTATAGTTAA
- the rplC gene encoding 50S ribosomal protein L3 has translation MISIIGKNVGMTNIYKNNENIACTVIYINVCYITQIKTIKNDGYSSIQLGIEDKNEKNVNKPLLGFFKKLKLNPKKKLLEVKNDFHINYKIGQMIDIKSFRIKEGDIVNVKGISKGKGFQGVVKRHNFSGVGERSHGQHNRLRSPGSIGAGSDPSRVFKGKKMAGRLGGGNVTIKNLIILKIDYNKNLLILKGSVPGNKNSYLIINKK, from the coding sequence ATGATTAGTATTATAGGTAAAAATGTAGGAATGACAAATATTTATAAAAATAATGAGAATATTGCTTGTACTGTAATTTATATAAATGTTTGTTATATAACTCAAATAAAAACAATAAAAAATGATGGATATTCATCTATTCAATTAGGAATTGAAGATAAAAATGAAAAAAATGTAAATAAACCTTTATTAGGTTTTTTTAAAAAATTAAAATTGAATCCTAAAAAAAAACTTTTAGAAGTTAAAAATGATTTTCATATTAATTATAAAATAGGACAAATGATTGATATAAAATCTTTTAGAATAAAAGAAGGAGATATAGTTAATGTTAAAGGTATTTCTAAGGGTAAAGGGTTTCAAGGTGTTGTAAAAAGACATAATTTTTCCGGTGTTGGGGAAAGAAGTCATGGTCAACATAACAGATTAAGATCTCCTGGATCTATAGGAGCTGGATCAGATCCATCTAGAGTTTTTAAAGGTAAAAAAATGGCTGGAAGATTGGGTGGAGGTAATGTTACAATTAAAAATTTAATAATATTGAAAATAGATTATAATAAAAATTTATTGATATTAAAAGGATCAGTTCCTGGAAATAAAAATTCCTATTTAATAATTAATAAAAAATAA
- the rpsS gene encoding 30S ribosomal protein S19, with the protein MPRSLKKGPYVSHKLYKKVMKNIKLNKKIIIRTWSRPTTIIPDFVGQTFAIHNGKQFINVYVTENMIGHKLGEFAPTRIFRGHSGSKSKFKSVK; encoded by the coding sequence ATGCCTAGATCTTTAAAAAAAGGACCTTATGTTTCTCATAAACTATATAAAAAAGTTATGAAAAATATAAAATTGAACAAAAAAATTATAATTAGAACTTGGTCTAGACCAACAACTATTATTCCAGATTTTGTTGGACAAACTTTTGCAATTCACAATGGTAAACAATTTATTAATGTGTATGTTACAGAAAATATGATAGGACATAAATTAGGAGAGTTTGCTCCTACTAGAATATTTAGAGGTCATTCAGGATCAAAAAGTAAATTTAAATCTGTTAAATAA